Proteins encoded within one genomic window of Streptomyces sp. NBC_01314:
- the nirB gene encoding nitrite reductase large subunit NirB: MSATLGPTPTIVLVGHGMVGQRFLEALAERGLTATHRVVVLCEEPRPAYDRVALTSYFAGKTPEDLSMTDMEFIETHGIELLVGDPAETIDREAKKVTARSGQVFEYDILVLATGSFPFVPPVPNKDAKGCFVYRTIEDLLAIEEYAKTAEIGAVVGGGLLGLEAAGALKGLGLTSHIVEFAPRLMPVQVDDGGGAALLRTIEEMGLSVHTGVGTQEIVVGEDGAVTGMKLSDGSELSTDLVVFSAGVRPRDQLARDCGLTVGERGGISVDDQCRTVNDPHVYAIGECALASDGRVYGLVAPGYEQAETAAATIAADEAAFTGADLSTKLKLLGVDVASFGDAHGATADCLDVVYSDSRSGVYKKLVIGRGGELLGGILVGDADAYGTLKAFTGSVPPVSPESLVLPAGAGESVQLGPTALPDDAIICSCNNIRKGTIRGAVTEHNCTTVPEVKKCTKAGTTCGSCVKVLGQLVTAELEASGVEVDKGLCGCFSQTREELYEIVFALRINKYQALLDRYGRDEAKGGDGCEVCKPAVGSIIASLAPTIGASGYVLEGEQAALQDSNDHFLANLQKNGSYSVVPRIPGGEITPEGLIVIGEIARDFGLYTKITGGQRIDMFGARVEQLPIIWSRLVDAGFESGHAYGKSLRTVKSCVGQTWCRYGVQDSVRMAIDLELRYRGLRSPHKLKSAVSGCARECAEAQSKDFGIIATSNGWNLYVGGNGGATPRHADLLAQDLGDAELIKLIDRFLMFYIRTADRLERTSTWLERIPGGLDHVRDVVVEDSLGICEELESLMTDHVSHYADEWASTINDPEKLARFVSFVNAPDTPDPVVGFVPERDQIKPDLPLLSIGLRPADVLEGSAQR; this comes from the coding sequence ATGTCCGCCACCCTGGGGCCCACCCCCACGATCGTGCTCGTCGGCCACGGCATGGTCGGCCAGCGCTTCCTCGAGGCGCTCGCCGAGCGCGGCCTGACCGCCACGCACCGCGTGGTCGTGCTGTGTGAGGAGCCGCGCCCGGCCTACGACCGGGTGGCGCTCACCTCGTACTTCGCGGGCAAGACGCCCGAAGACCTGTCGATGACCGACATGGAGTTCATCGAGACGCACGGTATCGAGCTGCTCGTCGGCGACCCGGCCGAGACGATCGACCGCGAGGCCAAGAAGGTCACGGCCCGCTCCGGGCAGGTCTTCGAGTACGACATCCTCGTCCTCGCCACCGGCTCGTTCCCCTTCGTACCGCCGGTCCCGAACAAGGACGCCAAGGGCTGCTTCGTCTACCGCACGATCGAGGACCTGCTCGCGATCGAGGAGTACGCGAAGACGGCCGAGATCGGTGCCGTGGTCGGCGGCGGTCTGCTCGGGCTTGAGGCGGCCGGTGCGCTGAAGGGCCTCGGACTCACCTCCCACATCGTGGAGTTCGCGCCCCGTCTGATGCCCGTCCAGGTGGACGACGGCGGTGGCGCCGCGCTCCTGCGGACCATCGAGGAGATGGGCCTGTCGGTCCACACCGGTGTGGGCACGCAGGAGATCGTCGTCGGCGAGGACGGCGCGGTCACCGGCATGAAGCTCTCCGACGGCTCCGAACTCAGCACCGACCTGGTGGTGTTCTCCGCCGGTGTCCGCCCGCGCGACCAGCTCGCCCGCGACTGCGGTCTGACGGTCGGCGAGCGCGGCGGCATCAGCGTCGACGACCAGTGCCGTACGGTCAACGACCCGCACGTGTACGCGATCGGTGAGTGCGCGCTGGCCTCCGACGGCCGGGTGTACGGCCTGGTGGCCCCCGGCTACGAGCAGGCCGAGACGGCCGCCGCGACCATCGCCGCCGACGAGGCCGCCTTCACCGGCGCCGACCTGTCCACCAAGCTGAAGCTCCTCGGCGTCGACGTGGCCTCCTTCGGTGACGCGCACGGCGCGACCGCCGACTGCCTGGACGTCGTGTACTCCGACTCCCGCTCGGGCGTCTACAAGAAGCTGGTCATCGGCCGCGGCGGCGAACTGCTCGGCGGCATCCTGGTCGGCGACGCGGATGCGTACGGCACGCTGAAGGCCTTCACCGGGTCCGTCCCGCCGGTCTCGCCCGAGTCGCTGGTGCTGCCCGCCGGCGCCGGGGAGTCCGTCCAGCTCGGCCCGACCGCGCTGCCCGACGACGCGATCATCTGCTCCTGCAACAACATCCGCAAGGGCACGATCCGCGGTGCGGTCACCGAGCACAACTGCACCACCGTGCCCGAGGTGAAGAAGTGCACCAAGGCCGGTACGACCTGCGGCAGTTGCGTCAAGGTCCTCGGTCAGCTGGTCACGGCCGAGCTGGAGGCGTCCGGCGTCGAGGTCGACAAGGGCCTGTGCGGCTGCTTCTCGCAGACCCGCGAGGAGCTGTACGAGATCGTCTTCGCCCTGCGCATCAACAAGTACCAGGCCCTGCTGGACCGTTACGGCCGTGACGAGGCCAAGGGCGGCGACGGCTGCGAGGTCTGCAAGCCGGCGGTCGGCTCGATCATCGCCTCCCTCGCCCCGACCATCGGCGCCAGCGGTTACGTCCTGGAGGGCGAGCAGGCGGCCCTGCAGGACAGCAACGACCACTTCCTGGCCAACCTCCAGAAGAACGGCTCGTACTCCGTCGTCCCGCGCATCCCCGGCGGTGAGATCACCCCCGAGGGCCTGATCGTGATCGGCGAGATCGCCCGCGACTTCGGTCTCTACACGAAGATCACCGGTGGCCAGCGGATCGACATGTTCGGTGCGCGGGTCGAGCAACTCCCCATCATCTGGTCCCGGTTGGTGGATGCCGGCTTCGAGTCCGGCCACGCCTACGGCAAGTCGCTGCGGACCGTGAAGTCCTGCGTCGGGCAGACCTGGTGCCGCTACGGCGTCCAGGACTCGGTCCGCATGGCGATCGACCTGGAGCTGCGCTACCGGGGGCTCAGGTCGCCCCACAAGCTCAAGTCGGCGGTCTCCGGATGCGCCCGCGAGTGCGCCGAGGCCCAGTCGAAGGACTTCGGCATCATCGCCACCTCCAACGGCTGGAACCTGTACGTCGGCGGTAACGGCGGCGCCACCCCCCGCCACGCGGACCTCCTGGCCCAGGACCTCGGCGACGCCGAGCTGATCAAGCTGATCGACCGGTTCCTGATGTTCTACATCCGCACCGCGGACCGCCTGGAGCGCACCTCGACGTGGCTGGAGCGGATCCCCGGCGGCCTGGACCACGTCCGTGACGTGGTCGTGGAGGACTCCCTCGGCATCTGCGAGGAGCTGGAGTCCCTGATGACGGACCACGTCTCCCACTACGCCGACGAGTGGGCCTCCACCATCAACGACCCCGAGAAGCTCGCCCGGTTCGTGTCCTTCGTCAACGCCCCGGACACTCCGGACCCGGTCGTCGGCTTCGTCCCCGAGCGCGACCAGATCAAGCCCGACCTGCCGCTGCTGTCCATCGGCCTGCGGCCCGCCGATGTCCTGGAAGGAAGCGCCCAGCGATGA
- a CDS encoding NAD(P)/FAD-dependent oxidoreductase, protein MTSNERVVVIGSGLAGVRLARRLGELGMPATLVGEEEHTPYNRVLLAEVLAGRYAPEVIALPAPAELTHGRVVRIDREMRAVHLADGTEIAYDRLVLATGSNPVLPPLRGLWDPERHEFPDGVHAFRTMDDCLGLSKAVRPGARAVVIGGGLLGVSASRALALRGAQVVLAQQGERLMERQLDPSASKLVRRHLTDLGVEVHTETRVRAVRSLGGTVRSVSMADGYALDADLVVIACGVHPRVGLAQDAGLAVHKGVIVDEELRTSDPRIHAIGDCAQFEGTVYGLATPALEQADVLAELLAGDADSPAARYTGTRALTRLTLAGADFLDLAAFGEPEPLPGDDVIQLTDATRGTYRKVVVRDDRLVGGVLVGELGTVGALARAWEGAEPLPANGAPLLHLLTNDGGS, encoded by the coding sequence ATGACCTCGAATGAACGTGTGGTGGTGATCGGCTCCGGCCTCGCGGGTGTACGTCTCGCCCGGCGGCTCGGAGAGCTCGGCATGCCCGCCACGCTGGTCGGCGAGGAGGAGCACACACCCTACAACCGGGTGCTGCTCGCCGAGGTCCTGGCCGGGCGGTACGCGCCCGAGGTCATCGCGTTGCCCGCCCCCGCCGAGCTGACGCACGGCCGGGTGGTCCGTATCGACCGCGAGATGCGAGCCGTACATCTCGCGGACGGTACGGAGATCGCGTACGACAGGCTGGTCCTGGCGACCGGCTCGAACCCGGTGCTGCCGCCGCTGCGCGGCCTCTGGGACCCGGAGCGGCACGAGTTCCCCGACGGGGTGCACGCCTTCCGGACCATGGACGACTGCCTGGGGCTTTCCAAGGCCGTACGGCCGGGCGCGCGGGCCGTCGTCATCGGCGGCGGGCTCCTCGGGGTCTCCGCCTCCCGCGCGCTCGCCCTGCGCGGCGCACAGGTCGTCCTCGCCCAGCAGGGCGAGCGGCTGATGGAGCGTCAACTCGATCCGTCCGCATCGAAGTTGGTCCGCCGACACCTCACCGACCTCGGCGTCGAGGTGCACACCGAGACACGCGTACGTGCCGTGCGCAGCCTCGGCGGGACCGTGCGGTCCGTGTCGATGGCCGACGGGTACGCGCTCGACGCGGACCTGGTCGTCATCGCCTGCGGGGTCCACCCCCGTGTGGGTCTCGCCCAGGACGCGGGACTCGCCGTGCACAAGGGCGTCATCGTCGACGAGGAACTGCGCACCTCCGACCCGCGCATCCACGCGATCGGTGACTGCGCCCAGTTCGAGGGCACGGTGTACGGGCTCGCCACCCCGGCGCTCGAACAGGCCGATGTGCTGGCCGAGTTGCTGGCGGGTGACGCTGATTCCCCGGCCGCCCGTTACACCGGGACCCGCGCCCTGACCCGACTGACGCTCGCCGGAGCGGACTTCCTCGATCTCGCCGCGTTCGGCGAGCCCGAGCCGCTGCCCGGTGACGACGTCATCCAGCTCACCGACGCCACCCGCGGCACCTACCGCAAGGTCGTGGTCCGCGACGACCGTCTGGTCGGCGGGGTCCTCGTCGGCGAACTCGGCACCGTGGGCGCGCTCGCCCGCGCCTGGGAGGGAGCGGAGCCGCTCCCCGCGAACGGCGCTCCTCTGCTCCACCTGCTCACCAACGATGGAGGCTCCTGA
- a CDS encoding class F sortase, with product MRRLASSVIAGVTVVALCSGVWLLRSGTASHAPPQPSAAQAHLSGTSGTSSASSPSGSSGTSERDEPTAVALPPSPPDRIRIPSIRVDAPLMGLGLTPTGSLDVPPAEKEDLAGWYEAGTTPGERGTSIVAGHVDNADGAAVFYRLGALKRGATIEMDRRDGGIAVFTVDAVEVYAARNFPDEKVYGAAPGPELRVITCGGGWAKSTGYQGNVVVFAHLTGSRVG from the coding sequence GTGCGTCGGCTCGCCAGCTCCGTCATAGCCGGGGTCACCGTGGTCGCCCTCTGTTCCGGCGTGTGGTTGCTGCGCAGCGGCACCGCGTCACACGCGCCGCCGCAGCCGTCGGCCGCGCAGGCCCACCTCAGTGGTACGTCCGGCACGTCGAGCGCGTCGAGCCCGTCCGGGTCGTCGGGCACGTCGGAGAGGGACGAGCCGACGGCCGTCGCGCTGCCGCCCTCCCCGCCCGACCGCATCCGTATCCCCTCCATCCGCGTGGACGCGCCGCTCATGGGGCTCGGCCTCACGCCCACCGGCAGCCTCGACGTCCCGCCGGCGGAGAAGGAGGATCTCGCGGGCTGGTACGAGGCCGGCACCACCCCGGGTGAGCGGGGCACCTCGATCGTCGCCGGGCATGTGGACAACGCCGACGGTGCCGCCGTCTTCTACCGCCTCGGCGCGCTGAAGCGGGGCGCCACCATAGAGATGGACCGGCGGGACGGCGGGATCGCGGTGTTCACGGTGGACGCGGTGGAGGTGTACGCCGCGCGGAACTTCCCTGACGAGAAGGTGTACGGGGCGGCGCCGGGGCCGGAGTTGCGGGTCATCACCTGCGGCGGAGGGTGGGCGAAGTCGACCGGCTATCAGGGGAACGTGGTCGTATTCGCCCACCTCACGGGCAGTCGCGTCGGCTGA
- a CDS encoding NADPH-dependent FMN reductase: MTLVIGSNRTGRFGSVIAEWLLSRVREHDGFEVDVVDVAEADLPTSFATSPEATARLAEITPKLAAAEAFIVLTPEYNHSYPAALKNLIDWHFHEWCAKPVALVSYGGMSGGLRAAEHLRQVFAELHATTVRDTVSFHNAHAAFDETGHIKDPSAPNSAARVMLDQLSWWGHALREAKEKRPYGE; encoded by the coding sequence GTGACGCTGGTCATCGGCAGCAATCGCACCGGCCGCTTCGGCTCGGTGATCGCCGAGTGGTTGCTGAGCCGGGTGCGGGAGCACGACGGCTTCGAGGTCGACGTGGTGGACGTCGCCGAGGCAGACCTGCCGACGAGCTTCGCGACATCACCCGAGGCCACGGCACGGCTGGCCGAGATCACGCCGAAGCTGGCGGCGGCAGAGGCGTTCATCGTCCTGACCCCCGAGTACAACCACTCGTACCCGGCGGCCCTCAAGAACCTCATCGACTGGCACTTCCACGAATGGTGCGCCAAGCCCGTCGCCCTCGTCTCCTACGGCGGTATGTCGGGTGGGCTCCGTGCGGCCGAACACCTCCGGCAGGTCTTCGCCGAACTCCACGCGACCACCGTCCGCGACACGGTCTCCTTCCACAACGCCCACGCCGCCTTCGACGAGACCGGCCACATCAAGGACCCGTCCGCGCCGAACTCCGCGGCCCGGGTGATGCTGGACCAGCTGTCGTGGTGGGGCCACGCCTTGCGCGAGGCGAAGGAGAAGCGGCCGTACGGGGAGTGA